A stretch of Dysidea avara chromosome 5, odDysAvar1.4, whole genome shotgun sequence DNA encodes these proteins:
- the LOC136255438 gene encoding exportin-4-like, whose translation MEPLDFSLPELEAAAETLMSPPFAVTDEQRKLSEQLFLKLQKLKHPYQICKHILEGCQSEYVIFQAACTLKGAIVKEWNMLSAEQLEELRLYLLQYTANHASLVGYAREQLVHVLAVIAKRRTLECDKKLLFDSIFSEVTQLLGMDPLKQQLGCSLLSAILVEYSSSSGSSAVGLTWEFHFHCKKAIEEEELLRILLFGMQVLEQYAFVDISSLSSEAVNLLLNFVKMTSQVLNWHFCHTHPLGVAFSVAEMTNVSFKPPRNWSSTVLNPSFLQLFFKLLMGCRSHEDLLHNIFQCLSQLASLSGTVFDSDKDRTLYMTLFASELLDYIKNINFSSSNLSGQEIYGTSGVVFRLVTTFPTSAVLTMDRNKLSNFTEILAQATCMCAKKASEINSEDDDGYLYHESFDQLLCTWMHLLLDSSDFPPNFFQQACCDIVQSYLCCKLAPPTGWRICNSEADDVLCDIQEDDRTLYSEQLSNIGYIARTVPEYSLPLLLSLMEDCVAKFMTGYTTLVSEQAIGAHSPQFDSLYEDIHWLFLITAYVLNDIMQGEFVSIPYKLMEYLINVEEQNLEEIDLQNAIVQHEKFSGRNVNIILAVLVCMCRWCQVEKLYISGGLLSYLSPQVTNSVTWLLAKMVDSYLLFKESDYQQVSVSLSSALGYGTTAGQWLVSFLIDISVSNLSVWSSDQTVSESSVELLSAIANNSAASTIAMESELLWTMMHTFVSNQAPLDQVPAIVQRKLMCNLILLACGTRKELFLTQLLEPLQQRLKFLLQRFSLKTLKKEPGVKNELLSIIECFCGVGLVSKASLVHNFIIFFQPILVSLVEVFDAFSNCQDVKVVILELFSIIAENYITYLNEVDSSHLYQVSLSLLQCYSKCSTNRFEKNTLIDEEQCEDLLLCLKLLTNLTAKEFLDYNEPTKDTPNGVQSVDVVLYGLSFVIPLMNNELLKFPGLCEQFYTFVKFACDMHAEQLVHSALDLYQAVFHLVKTGTVEFDSNISKLSMEAVASLASHCCSQPDTLQVPYIRESLQDYLKLLLEFVLSDSCGMDLTLSVSSAFFALVCAQQEFYTRLVESLVASQPNDDYKERLIEAFKKLTPPTLPLSLNRRHKIQFRRNFEEFLTAVKGFMCIK comes from the exons AGGGCTGTCAATCAGAGTATGTGATTTTTCAAGCTGCTTGTACACTGAAAGGAGCTATAGTGAAGGAGTGGAACATGCTATCAGCTGAGCAACTTGAAGAACTACGACTGTACTTATTGCAATACACTGCAAACCATGCCAG TCTTGTGGGTTATGCACGGGAGCAGTTAGTTCATGTACTTGCAGTGATTGCAAAGAGGAGAACTCTTGAATGTGATAAGAAACTGTTGTTTGATTCTATTTTTAGTGAGGTTACTCAATTACTTGGTATGGACCCTCTAaag CAACAGTTGGGATGCTCTTTACTGTCAGCCATATTAGTGGAGTATTCTAGCTCCAGTGGTTCAAGTGCAGTTGGCCTCACTTGGGAGTTTCATTTCCACTGCAAGAAAGCTATCGAG GAAGAAGAACTCCTGAGGATTTTGCTGTTTGGGATGCAAGTCCTGGAGCAGTATGCTTTTGTTGACATCTCATCATTATCAAGTGAAGCGGTCAATTTGTTATTGAACTTTGTTAAGATGACATCTCAAGTTTTGAATTGGCACTTCTGCCATACTCATC CACTTGGTGTAGCATTTTCTGTGGCTGAGATGACAAATGTGTCCTTCAAGCCTCCAAGGAATTGGTCATCAACTGTACTTAATCCCAGCTTTCTGCAGCTATTTTTTAAG CTATTGATGGGTTGTCGCAGTCATGAAGATCTACTGCATAACATTTTCCAGTGTCTATCTCAGCTAGCATCATTGTCTGGCACAGTGTTTGACTCTGATAAAGATCGGACTCTCTATATGACACTGTTTGCTTCTGAACTACTTGACTACATTAAAAA catcaatttttcttcatcaAATCTTTCTGGTCAAGAGATCTATGGGACATCAGGTGTGGTGTTTAGACTAGTCACTACCTTCCCAACATCAGCAGTATTAACCATGGACAGAAATAAGTTGTCCAACTTTACTGAAATATTGGCCCAAGCTACTTGCATGTGTGCCAAGAAAGCAAGTGAGATTAATTCT GAAGATGATGATGGATACCTGTACCATGAATCATTTGATCAATTGTTATGCACATGGATGCACTTGCTTCTTGATAGCAGTGATTTCCCACCCAACTTCTTCCAGCAAGCTTGTTGTGATATAGTCCAATCTTATCTTTGCTGCAAGCTAGCTCCTCCAACCGGCTGGAGGATTTGTAACTCTGAAGCTGATGATGTTCTGTGTGACATTCAAGAGGATGACCGTACCTTGTATTCTGAACAGCTGTCCAACATTGGTTATATTGCCAGAACTGTTCCTGAGTATTCGCTGCCACTATTGCTTAGTCTTATGGAAGACTGTGTTGCAAAATTTATGACAGGTTATACCACTCTAGTTTCAGAGCAGGCCATTGGTGCACACTCTCCACAGTTTGATTCCCTTTATGAAGACATTCATTGGCTTTTCTTAATTACTGCCTATGTGCTCAATGATATCATGCAAGGAGAATTTGTTTCTATACCATACAAACTTATGGAGTACCTGATTAATGTTGAAGAACAGAACTTAGAGGAGATTGACTTACAAAATGCCATAGTACAACATGAGAAGTTTAGTGGGAGGAATGTAAACATAATCTTGGCTGTGCTAGTTTGTATGTGTAGGTGGTGTCAAGTGGAGAAGCTATACATCAGTGGCGGTTTGTTGTCCTATCTTAGTCCTCAAGTAACTAATAGTGTCACATGGCTCCTGGCCAAGATGGTAGACTCTTATCTGCTGTTCAAGGAATCCGATTACCAGCAA GTCAGTGTTTCTCTGTCCTCAGCTCTTGGTTACGGCACTACTGCTGGGCAGTGGTTGGTATCATTTCTAATAGATATATCAGTGTCCAACTTGTCTGTTTGGTCATCAGATCAGACGGTGTCAGAGTCTTCTGTTGAACTACTAAGTGCAATTGCAAATAATTCAGCTGCATCCACCATTGCAATGGAGAGTGAACTATTGTGGACaatgatgcatacatttgtatctAACCAAGCTCCTTTGGATCAAGTCCCTGCAATAGTACAACGAAAATTAATGTGTAACTTAATTCTGTTAGCTTGTGGTACGAGGAAAGAATTGTTTCTGACTCAA TTGCTTGAGCCTTTACAACAAAGACTGAAGTTTTTATTGCAAAGATTTTCGCTCAAGACACTCAAAAAAGAACCAGGAGTCAAGAATGAATTGTTGTCTATCATAGAATGTTTTTGTGGAGTTGGGCTAGTGTCGAAAGCCTCACTTGTACATAATTTCATAATATTTTTTCAGCCAATCTTAGTGTCTCTAGTTGAAGTCTTTGATGCCTTTTCAAACTGTCAAGATGTAAAGGTGGTCATATTAGAACTCTTCTCCATCATTGCTGAAAACTATATCACTTATCTAAATGAG GTGGATAGTAGTCATTTGTATCAAGTTAGTCTGTCATTGTTACAATGTTACTCAAAGTGTAGCACCAACCGGTTTGAAAAGAACACTCTTATTGATGAGGAGCAATGTGAGGACTTACTACTATGTTTGAAACTTCTCACCAATCTAACAGCAAAAGAATTTTTAGATTATAATGAACCaa CAAAAGATACTCCAAATGGAGTACAATCAGTTGATGTGGTGTTGTATGGGCTGAGTTTTGTGATCCCTCTGATGAACAATGAATTACTTAAG TTTCCTGGTCTTTGTGAACAATTTTATACATTTGTCAAATTTGCTTGTGACATGCATGCGGAGCAGTTGGTCCACTCAGCACTTGACTTGTATCAAGCTGTGTTCCACCTTGTGAAGACCGGAACTGTTGA gttTGATTCTAACATCTCAAAGTTGAGTATGGAGGCAGTAGCATCGCTAGCTTCTCACTGTTGTTCTCAACCAGATACACTTCAAGTACCGTACATCAGAGAAAGCCTTCAAGATTATCTGAAA TTGTTATTAGAGTTTGTGTTAAGTGACTCTTGTGGGATGGATCTGACTCTGTCAGTTTCTTCAGCCTTCTTTGCACTTGTGTGTGCTCAACAA GAGTTTTATACAAGACTGGTGGAATCTCTGGTGGCCAGTCAACCCAATGATGACTACAAAGAGAGACTAATCGAAGCTTTCAAAAAGTTGACACCGCCAACACTTCCACTTAGTTTGAATCGACGCCATAAAATACAATTTAGAAGAAATTTTGAGGAGTTTTTAACTGCAGTAAAAGGGTTCATGTGCATAAAATGA